The following coding sequences are from one Planctomycetota bacterium window:
- a CDS encoding response regulator has protein sequence MRDRKLNILLVEDDEIDVMNVQRAFRKNNITNPLFIATSGIEGLEILRGEGSVPPMPAERRIVLLDLNMPRMNGIEFLKELRADEELKNTTVIVLTTSDNEKDRVEAYKFNIAGYIVKPVTMPSFVEAMATLNKYWTVSELP, from the coding sequence ATGCGAGATCGCAAACTCAATATCCTGCTCGTCGAGGACGACGAAATCGACGTGATGAACGTTCAGCGTGCGTTTCGCAAGAACAACATCACCAACCCACTCTTCATTGCCACGTCGGGAATCGAGGGCTTGGAGATATTGAGGGGCGAGGGCAGCGTTCCTCCGATGCCCGCCGAGCGACGGATCGTGCTGCTCGACCTCAACATGCCGCGGATGAATGGCATCGAGTTCCTCAAGGAGCTCCGAGCCGACGAGGAACTCAAAAACACGACCGTGATCGTCCTGACCACCAGCGACAATGAGAAGGATCGTGTCGAGGCGTACAAGTTCAACATCGCCGGCTACATCGTCAAACCCGTTACCATGCCCAGCTTCGTCGAAGCGATGGCGACGCTCAACAAGTACTGGACCGTCAGCGAACTGCCTTGA
- a CDS encoding ATP-binding protein, with product MRFESGQHDLVPEGTGFLRAVIDALPAEVCVIDTDAKIVAVNESWTTFGTSNEIIREYGVGTNYLAGMKTTGDTEDVQIARDAFNGVESVLAGRAPAYRLEYPCHAPDDQRWFLMTATPLHLPEMDGPCGAVITHQNITGRILTERKTQRLMSDLQGQERRLDELLRDVPASVWEAVTDADAETITWVYGSAHTRAMLGYPVADWLSQPNFFYQRIKPDERDRVRREIATLIDGERNGLLNFTWLTRDEREIRVESVTNITPEDGGVFRLRCVTTDVTRRLQVQETLRTRAKLLVTTARDLRRSNAELDQFAYVASHDLRAPLRGIRQLADFIGEDLGEAVGDDVRTKLELMQERVSRMERLIDGLLQYGRIGRIVAKPERIDVETVLDEVLEMLDIPEAVQIHRSMGCGKIRADKMRLMQVLQNLISNAIHHHDRLSDGPANVWISCRDSGDHWAIEVRDDGPGIDPKYHGKVFEMFQTLNDGASRKSTGIGLSLVAKIAAHLETKVSLCSEGRGAAFTFRWPKRMPRKHESLWSKV from the coding sequence GTGCGATTCGAGTCAGGGCAACACGACTTGGTGCCGGAGGGGACCGGTTTCCTTCGTGCGGTGATCGATGCGTTGCCCGCCGAAGTGTGCGTCATCGACACCGACGCCAAGATCGTCGCGGTCAACGAATCTTGGACGACGTTCGGTACCAGCAACGAGATCATCAGAGAGTATGGCGTTGGAACCAACTACTTGGCGGGGATGAAAACCACCGGCGACACCGAAGACGTCCAGATCGCACGGGATGCGTTCAACGGCGTGGAAAGCGTGCTCGCCGGCAGAGCGCCGGCGTATCGACTGGAGTACCCGTGCCACGCGCCCGATGACCAGCGGTGGTTCTTGATGACAGCCACGCCGTTGCATTTGCCGGAGATGGACGGGCCGTGCGGCGCGGTCATCACGCACCAGAACATCACCGGCCGGATTCTGACCGAACGCAAAACGCAGCGGTTGATGTCCGACCTGCAGGGCCAGGAGCGCCGGCTCGACGAGTTGCTCCGTGACGTGCCCGCCTCGGTCTGGGAGGCCGTCACCGACGCCGACGCCGAAACGATTACATGGGTTTATGGCAGTGCCCATACACGCGCCATGCTCGGCTATCCGGTAGCGGACTGGCTCAGTCAGCCCAACTTCTTTTACCAGCGGATCAAGCCCGACGAGCGCGATCGTGTCCGGCGCGAAATCGCCACGCTCATCGACGGCGAACGCAACGGCTTGCTCAACTTCACTTGGCTCACACGCGACGAACGTGAGATTCGCGTGGAGTCGGTCACCAACATCACGCCAGAGGATGGCGGCGTGTTCCGGCTGCGCTGCGTCACCACGGACGTGACACGCCGCTTGCAGGTTCAGGAGACTTTGCGGACACGCGCCAAGCTGTTGGTGACGACGGCGCGTGACCTGCGCCGGAGCAACGCCGAACTCGATCAGTTCGCTTATGTGGCGAGCCACGATCTGCGGGCACCGCTGCGGGGCATCCGGCAGTTGGCCGACTTCATCGGCGAAGACCTCGGCGAAGCGGTCGGTGACGATGTGCGAACCAAGCTCGAACTCATGCAGGAGCGGGTGAGCCGGATGGAGCGGCTGATCGACGGGCTCTTGCAGTACGGCCGGATCGGCCGCATCGTGGCGAAACCCGAGCGCATCGACGTGGAGACCGTCCTCGACGAGGTGCTCGAAATGCTCGACATCCCCGAGGCCGTGCAGATACACCGGTCGATGGGATGCGGGAAAATCCGTGCCGACAAGATGCGGCTGATGCAGGTGCTGCAAAACCTGATTTCCAACGCCATCCATCACCACGACCGACTTTCCGACGGGCCGGCCAATGTTTGGATCTCGTGCCGGGACAGCGGGGATCACTGGGCCATCGAAGTTCGCGATGACGGGCCGGGCATCGACCCGAAGTATCACGGCAAGGTGTTCGAGATGTTCCAGACCCTCAACGACGGGGCATCGCGGAAGTCGACGGGCATCGGGCTGAGCCTGGTGGCCAAGATCGCGGCGCACTTGGAAACAAAGGTATCGCTCTGCAGTGAGGGGCGTGGGGCGGCGTTCACGTTCCGTTGGCCGAAACGAATGCCACGGAAGCACGAAAGTCTGTGGTCCAAGGTGTAG
- the gcvT gene encoding glycine cleavage system aminomethyltransferase GcvT has product MLQTPLHGWHVDQGAKMVGFAGWSMPVSYGSVIDEHNACRSEGAIFDVSHMGRLRFSGPDAGRFLETVFTRPVTNLDDGQSRYGFITNEHGGIKDDVIVGRERDDYPVVVNASNRAKLLEHFETVKTTRGLNVKIDDRTAKTAMLALQGPAVIEKFADILPIDLDLRSLKRFRFETVSYMLMKFTVSRTGYTGEDGVEVTLPAKASALAMRGLSGPLKEWLRPAGLAARDTLRIEAAMPLYGHELDEDTDPITAGLGWACDLKQGFIGADALRASEPTHKIVGLELDGKRIARQGNPILANGNPIGTVTSGTMSPTLGRSIAMAKLELAHTEPGTVVAAAFKSGEVPATVVGLPFYKRA; this is encoded by the coding sequence TTGCTCCAAACGCCGCTCCACGGATGGCATGTCGATCAGGGGGCGAAGATGGTCGGGTTTGCCGGCTGGTCGATGCCGGTGAGTTACGGGTCGGTTATCGACGAACACAACGCCTGCCGCTCGGAAGGCGCGATCTTCGATGTTTCGCACATGGGCCGGCTACGGTTCAGCGGCCCCGATGCCGGGCGGTTTCTCGAAACGGTGTTCACCCGGCCGGTGACCAACCTCGACGACGGCCAAAGCCGATACGGTTTCATCACCAACGAGCACGGCGGCATCAAGGACGATGTCATCGTCGGCCGGGAACGCGACGACTACCCGGTCGTCGTCAACGCCAGCAACCGCGCGAAACTGCTCGAGCACTTCGAAACCGTCAAGACGACGCGCGGGCTCAACGTCAAGATCGACGACCGCACCGCCAAGACCGCGATGCTCGCGCTGCAAGGGCCGGCCGTCATCGAGAAGTTCGCCGACATCCTGCCGATCGACCTGGACCTGCGGAGCTTGAAGCGGTTTCGGTTCGAAACCGTGTCGTACATGCTGATGAAGTTCACCGTGAGCCGAACCGGGTACACTGGCGAGGACGGCGTCGAGGTGACACTACCGGCCAAGGCGTCGGCGTTGGCGATGCGTGGGCTGAGCGGTCCGTTGAAGGAATGGCTCCGGCCGGCCGGGCTCGCCGCAAGGGACACGCTACGCATCGAAGCCGCGATGCCGCTTTACGGACACGAGCTTGACGAAGACACCGATCCGATCACCGCAGGGCTCGGCTGGGCGTGTGATCTGAAGCAGGGCTTCATCGGAGCCGACGCGTTGCGTGCCTCGGAACCGACCCACAAGATCGTCGGCCTCGAACTCGATGGCAAACGCATCGCCCGCCAGGGCAATCCCATCCTCGCCAACGGCAATCCGATCGGCACGGTCACCAGCGGCACCATGAGTCCCACCCTCGGTCGCTCCATCGCCATGGCCAAACTCGAACTCGCACACACCGAGCCGGGCACGGTCGTCGCGGCCGCCTTCAAATCCGGTGAGGTTCCAGCGACGGTCGTCGGGTTGCCATTCTACAAACGGGCATGA
- the gcvH gene encoding glycine cleavage system protein GcvH, whose product MSIPDDRRYLPSHEWHLVDDNGVCTIGITQFAADELTDITFVDLPEVGTAVTAGESFGEIESVKATSDLIAGVSGDIVEINEELAGDPSIVNSDPHEAGWMIRVKTNGDESDKLLDHREYLNQTGAG is encoded by the coding sequence ATGAGCATTCCTGACGACCGCCGGTACTTGCCCAGCCACGAATGGCACCTTGTGGACGACAACGGCGTCTGCACGATCGGCATCACCCAGTTCGCCGCCGACGAGTTAACCGACATCACGTTCGTCGACCTGCCCGAGGTCGGCACCGCCGTCACTGCGGGCGAGAGCTTCGGCGAAATCGAATCCGTCAAGGCCACCAGCGACCTTATCGCCGGCGTCTCCGGCGACATCGTCGAGATCAACGAAGAACTCGCGGGTGACCCGTCGATCGTCAACAGCGACCCCCACGAAGCGGGCTGGATGATCAGGGTCAAAACCAATGGCGACGAGTCGGACAAACTCCTCGATCACCGCGAGTACCTCAACCAGACCGGGGCCGGCTGA
- a CDS encoding methyltransferase domain-containing protein codes for MSQAQSLDLTALDSATDSASGDHNQRSRRQQKRARRREMRENSTQKIYDVHSSFYDATFGRLVRTRIERAIGRMNIAADDKVLDVGIGTGTSLNYYPQDKGTIVGVDLSGGMLDQALKKVNKQGRTNAVIGQANALQMPFADDTFDHVFISHVITVVSDPIQLVREAQRVAKEGAKITIVNHFQSNNRFVGWVEKVLCPICTKIGWKSDLSLASIVDGTGIEVDYRYKLRSLDLWETVVLTNTKSALTNRS; via the coding sequence ATGTCTCAAGCCCAATCGCTCGATCTCACCGCCCTGGACTCCGCAACCGACTCGGCATCGGGGGACCACAACCAACGCTCTCGCCGGCAGCAGAAGCGAGCGCGCCGGCGTGAGATGCGTGAGAACAGCACGCAGAAGATTTACGACGTCCACAGCAGTTTCTACGACGCGACCTTCGGCCGACTCGTCCGCACCCGCATCGAGCGGGCCATCGGCCGGATGAACATCGCCGCCGACGACAAGGTTCTCGACGTCGGCATCGGCACCGGGACGAGCCTGAATTACTACCCGCAGGACAAGGGGACCATCGTCGGCGTCGACCTGTCGGGTGGCATGCTCGATCAGGCGCTCAAGAAGGTGAACAAGCAGGGCCGCACCAACGCCGTCATCGGCCAGGCCAACGCGCTGCAAATGCCGTTTGCCGACGACACGTTCGACCACGTGTTCATCAGCCATGTGATCACGGTCGTGAGCGACCCGATCCAACTCGTCCGCGAGGCCCAGCGCGTGGCCAAAGAGGGCGCGAAAATCACGATCGTCAATCACTTCCAGTCAAACAACCGCTTCGTCGGCTGGGTCGAGAAAGTTCTTTGCCCGATTTGCACAAAGATCGGTTGGAAGAGCGATCTGTCACTTGCCAGCATCGTCGATGGCACCGGCATCGAGGTCGACTACCGCTACAAGCTGCGCAGCCTCGACCTGTGGGAAACCGTCGTGCTGACCAACACCAAGAGCGCTCTCACGAATCGGTCCTGA
- the pgl gene encoding 6-phosphogluconolactonase has protein sequence MADPTVPSIQVHPDPATVARHAVTRVAELLAQAIELGGTGSLCLAGGSTPKAMYELFAKGDVPVDWSKVHVFFGDERTVPPDHADSNYRMAKQAFLDAIDIPATNVHRMRGEADPEEAAGEYDALLRGHFGDDRGMDVMLLGMGDDGHTASLFPHTTALDVTDRLCVSNRVDKLDTTRITLTVPFINRSGQTLVLVTGENKTQVLDTVLTGEADPREHPILLINPPAGTLHFSMDTAAAGM, from the coding sequence ATGGCCGACCCCACCGTCCCCTCGATCCAGGTGCATCCCGACCCCGCGACCGTGGCCCGGCACGCGGTCACCCGTGTCGCCGAGCTCTTGGCCCAAGCCATCGAACTCGGCGGCACCGGCTCGCTCTGTCTCGCGGGCGGGTCGACGCCCAAAGCGATGTACGAGTTGTTTGCCAAGGGCGACGTTCCGGTCGACTGGTCGAAGGTGCATGTCTTCTTCGGCGACGAGCGGACCGTGCCACCGGACCACGCCGACAGCAACTACCGCATGGCCAAGCAAGCATTCCTCGACGCGATCGACATCCCCGCGACCAACGTCCATCGCATGCGTGGCGAGGCCGATCCGGAAGAAGCAGCGGGGGAGTACGACGCCTTGCTCCGCGGCCATTTCGGCGATGACCGGGGCATGGACGTGATGCTGCTGGGCATGGGCGATGACGGGCACACCGCGAGCCTGTTTCCGCACACCACGGCGTTGGACGTGACCGACCGGTTGTGCGTTTCAAACCGAGTCGACAAGCTCGATACGACCCGGATTACATTGACGGTGCCGTTCATCAACCGCAGCGGCCAGACGCTGGTGTTGGTGACGGGCGAGAACAAGACGCAGGTCCTCGACACCGTGCTGACGGGGGAAGCCGATCCTCGCGAGCACCCGATCCTGCTGATCAATCCGCCGGCGGGTACCCTGCATTTCTCCATGGATACCGCTGCGGCGGGCATGTGA
- a CDS encoding SpoVR family protein: MPTTGNLIPFPDELLAAKKQIREVARSYGLDFFPTIFEMCDWRQMNQIAAYGGFPQRYPHWRFGMEYERLSKQHHYGLGRIYEMVINNDPCYAYLQESNPLVDQKLVIAHVYGHADFFKNNLWFGQTNRKMMDEMANHATRVRRYIEKFGYDEVERWLDICLSVEDLIDAHAMFITRGPLEEPPPTGEREDASDRFAAKDYMDRYINPPALMEQQRAAGNMRTQATTPGRPTRDVLLYLLKHADLPDWKQDVLGIVRSEAYYFAPQGMTKVMNEGWASYWHSTLMTRHFAEAGEVIEYANSHSGTMHMPPGGFNPYKIGIELFRDINERWDKGKFGAEYDEADAVGERGRWDTGLGKGREKIFEVRRIHNDATFIDEFMTPEFIEKHRYYQYARHPRTGQLRIVSRDPDRIKHTLLHRLTNMGRPFIYVVDGNYRNRGELYLAHRHTGADIDIRYALETLGNLARIWGRPVHLHADLDGEPTLFSHDGERSTRQAVNEDVPPPAHAL, from the coding sequence ATGCCCACGACCGGCAATCTCATCCCGTTCCCCGACGAACTGCTCGCGGCGAAGAAGCAGATCCGGGAGGTCGCGCGGTCGTACGGCCTCGACTTCTTCCCGACGATCTTCGAGATGTGCGACTGGCGGCAGATGAACCAGATCGCCGCGTACGGCGGGTTCCCGCAGCGCTACCCACACTGGCGTTTCGGCATGGAATACGAGCGGCTCTCCAAGCAACACCACTACGGGCTGGGCCGCATCTACGAGATGGTCATCAACAACGACCCTTGTTATGCCTACCTGCAGGAGTCGAACCCGCTGGTCGATCAGAAGCTGGTCATCGCCCACGTCTACGGGCATGCCGACTTCTTCAAGAACAACCTATGGTTCGGCCAGACCAACCGGAAGATGATGGACGAGATGGCCAACCACGCCACGCGTGTGCGGCGGTACATCGAGAAGTTCGGCTACGACGAGGTTGAGCGGTGGCTCGACATCTGCCTGAGCGTCGAAGACCTGATCGACGCCCACGCGATGTTCATCACGCGTGGCCCTTTGGAGGAACCGCCGCCGACCGGCGAGCGTGAAGACGCATCGGATCGCTTCGCGGCCAAGGATTACATGGACCGCTACATCAACCCGCCGGCGTTGATGGAGCAGCAGCGTGCTGCCGGCAACATGCGGACCCAGGCAACGACCCCCGGCCGACCGACGCGGGACGTGCTGCTCTACCTGCTCAAACATGCCGACCTGCCAGACTGGAAACAGGACGTCCTCGGCATCGTTCGTTCCGAGGCGTACTACTTCGCGCCGCAGGGCATGACCAAGGTGATGAACGAAGGCTGGGCGAGCTATTGGCACAGCACGCTCATGACCAGGCACTTCGCCGAGGCCGGCGAGGTGATCGAGTACGCCAACAGCCACAGCGGCACGATGCACATGCCGCCCGGCGGGTTCAATCCGTACAAGATCGGCATCGAACTTTTCCGCGACATCAACGAGCGTTGGGACAAGGGCAAGTTCGGTGCGGAGTACGACGAGGCCGATGCGGTCGGCGAGCGCGGTCGCTGGGATACGGGTCTGGGCAAGGGCCGGGAGAAGATCTTCGAGGTTCGCCGAATCCACAACGACGCGACGTTCATCGACGAGTTCATGACGCCCGAGTTCATCGAGAAGCACCGTTACTACCAATACGCCCGGCATCCGCGAACTGGCCAACTTCGCATTGTCAGCCGCGACCCCGACCGCATCAAGCACACGCTCCTGCACCGGCTGACCAACATGGGCAGGCCGTTCATCTACGTCGTCGACGGCAACTACCGGAATCGGGGCGAACTGTACCTCGCGCATCGCCACACCGGTGCCGACATCGACATCCGTTACGCCCTGGAGACGTTGGGCAACCTCGCACGGATCTGGGGCCGGCCGGTCCACCTGCATGCCGACTTGGACGGTGAGCCGACGCTGTTCAGCCATGACGGCGAACGGTCGACCCGCCAGGCGGTCAATGAGGACGTTCCTCCGCCGGCCCACGCGCTCTAA
- a CDS encoding DUF444 family protein, which yields MSIRIEHDHQRFRQIVKGRIRDDLRRFISKGELIGKEGKDLISIPVHQVELPNFRFGDNSGGIGAGEGDEGDGLGQGEGGGQGGTQPGQHLMEVELSLDELAELLGEELQLPRIEPRGNHRIVSQKDRYSGIRTVGPDSLRHFKRSYREALKRQVMLGSYDPLRPVIVPEKRDIRFRSWKEVRAPQSNAVIVFMMDVSGSMGNEQKELVRLESFWIDTWLRKNYEGIETRYIVHDVHAKEVDKHTFYHLREDGGTKISSAYRLAKNVLDTHYDPAEWNVYLFHFSDGDNSSEADSRACVKLLRDELVPQSNFFGYCQVASAYGSGNFINVLHEYLPDEEKVITSRVNTKDDIYDSIKTFFGEGR from the coding sequence ATGTCCATCCGTATCGAACATGACCACCAGCGCTTCCGGCAGATCGTCAAGGGCCGCATCCGCGATGACCTGCGGCGGTTCATCTCCAAGGGCGAACTGATCGGCAAGGAAGGCAAAGACCTGATCAGCATCCCGGTGCATCAGGTAGAGTTGCCGAACTTTCGCTTTGGTGACAACAGCGGCGGCATCGGTGCCGGCGAGGGCGACGAAGGCGACGGACTCGGACAAGGCGAGGGGGGCGGGCAGGGCGGCACGCAACCGGGGCAGCACCTGATGGAGGTCGAGCTTTCGCTGGATGAACTCGCCGAACTGCTCGGTGAGGAGTTGCAGTTGCCCCGCATCGAGCCGCGCGGCAATCATCGCATCGTCAGCCAAAAGGACCGCTATTCCGGCATCCGCACCGTCGGACCCGACTCACTCCGCCACTTCAAACGCTCCTACCGCGAAGCGCTCAAACGCCAGGTCATGCTCGGCAGCTACGACCCGCTCCGCCCGGTGATCGTCCCGGAGAAACGCGACATCCGCTTCCGCAGTTGGAAGGAAGTGAGAGCCCCGCAGTCCAACGCGGTGATCGTTTTCATGATGGACGTCTCCGGCTCGATGGGCAACGAGCAGAAGGAACTGGTCCGCCTCGAATCGTTCTGGATCGACACCTGGCTCCGCAAGAACTACGAGGGCATCGAGACCCGCTACATCGTCCACGACGTTCACGCCAAGGAGGTCGACAAGCACACTTTCTACCACCTCCGCGAGGACGGCGGCACCAAGATCAGTAGTGCTTACCGCTTGGCCAAGAACGTCCTCGACACGCACTACGACCCGGCCGAGTGGAACGTGTACCTGTTCCATTTCTCCGACGGCGACAACAGCTCCGAAGCCGACAGCCGCGCGTGCGTGAAGCTCCTGCGCGACGAGCTTGTGCCGCAGAGCAACTTCTTCGGCTACTGCCAAGTGGCCAGCGCCTACGGCAGCGGCAACTTCATCAACGTCCTGCACGAGTACCTGCCGGATGAGGAAAAGGTGATCACGAGCCGCGTGAACACGAAGGACGACATCTACGACAGCATCAAGACGTTCTTTGGGGAGGGGCGATGA
- a CDS encoding serine protein kinase translates to MVTETEKSNDLRGLIERRLDARAFADEHWEGSFWDYLELVKTDPAFCRNAFQRVYDMVLSYGTELVTELKEPITRYSFFADPIDGGADAIFGLDKPLMQLVDFLKSAAQGYGTERRILLLHGPVGSSKSTIARLLKKGLEAYSRTDAGRLYTYAWRLPREMANAEGGEEVGDEVIVPSPMHEEPLLLIPTDARKDVLAAINADLPEGRRVRLYGEVCPFCRKIYADLMDKYDGDWQKVIGHVVVRRLTLSEKDRIGIGTFQPKDEKNQDSTELTGDINYRKIALYGSDSDPRAFNFDGELNVANRGIVEFIEILKLDVAFLYDLLTASQERVIKPKKFAQTYIDEMILGHTNEPEYKRLQGNEMMEAFRDRTIKIDIPYNTKLDDEVRIYEKDFGPEKIRGMHIAPHTIEVAAMWALLTRIAEPKKSGITRMQKLKLYNGKSIPGFTEESIKELRLESPREGMTGISPRYIQDKISNALVSVQAHQENMINPFMVMNELEEGLSHHSLITDEELKSEYRDLLSVVREEYEDIIKAEVQRAISADEDAIKRLAGNYIDNLRAYTQHERVKNRYTGKDEEPDERLMRSIEEKIDIPESRKDDFRQEIMNYIGALALDGKKFEFNTNARLLKALELKLFEDQRDTIKLKNLVSSVVDDDTQQKIDVVKDRLIRYFGYNDASATDVLNYVASIFARGDSKGDE, encoded by the coding sequence ATGGTGACCGAAACCGAAAAATCCAACGACCTGCGTGGCCTGATCGAGCGCCGGCTCGACGCACGAGCCTTCGCGGATGAGCACTGGGAAGGATCCTTCTGGGACTATCTCGAGCTGGTGAAGACCGATCCCGCGTTCTGCCGCAACGCGTTCCAGCGGGTGTACGACATGGTGCTTTCCTACGGCACTGAGTTGGTCACCGAACTCAAGGAGCCGATCACGCGCTACAGCTTCTTCGCCGATCCGATCGATGGCGGGGCGGACGCGATCTTCGGGCTCGACAAGCCGCTCATGCAGTTGGTCGACTTCCTCAAGTCCGCCGCCCAGGGCTACGGGACCGAGCGCCGCATCCTGCTCCTGCACGGCCCGGTCGGTTCGAGCAAGTCAACGATCGCCCGCCTGCTGAAAAAGGGCCTCGAAGCTTACAGCCGCACCGACGCCGGTCGGCTCTACACCTATGCGTGGCGTCTGCCGCGCGAGATGGCCAATGCCGAAGGCGGCGAGGAAGTCGGTGACGAGGTGATCGTGCCGAGCCCGATGCACGAGGAGCCGTTGCTGCTGATCCCGACCGACGCTCGCAAGGACGTCCTCGCCGCGATCAACGCCGACCTGCCCGAAGGTCGCCGCGTCCGGCTCTATGGCGAGGTGTGCCCGTTCTGCCGCAAGATCTACGCCGACCTCATGGACAAGTACGACGGCGACTGGCAGAAAGTCATCGGCCACGTCGTCGTCCGCCGACTCACGCTCAGCGAGAAGGACCGCATCGGCATCGGTACCTTCCAGCCCAAGGACGAAAAGAACCAGGACTCGACCGAACTGACCGGCGACATCAATTACCGCAAGATCGCCCTCTACGGCTCTGACTCCGACCCGCGCGCCTTCAACTTCGACGGTGAGCTCAACGTCGCCAACCGCGGCATTGTCGAGTTCATCGAGATCCTCAAGCTCGACGTCGCGTTCCTCTACGACCTGCTCACCGCGAGCCAGGAACGCGTGATTAAGCCAAAGAAGTTCGCGCAGACGTACATCGACGAGATGATCCTCGGCCACACCAACGAGCCGGAGTACAAACGCCTGCAAGGCAACGAGATGATGGAGGCGTTCCGCGACCGCACCATCAAGATCGACATCCCGTACAACACCAAGCTCGATGACGAAGTGCGGATCTACGAGAAGGACTTCGGCCCCGAGAAGATCCGCGGCATGCACATCGCGCCGCACACGATTGAGGTCGCGGCGATGTGGGCGTTGCTTACACGCATCGCCGAGCCGAAGAAGTCCGGCATCACGCGGATGCAAAAGCTCAAGCTTTACAACGGCAAGTCCATCCCCGGTTTCACCGAGGAGTCGATCAAGGAGCTACGCCTCGAGTCGCCCCGCGAGGGCATGACCGGCATCTCGCCGCGCTACATACAAGACAAGATCTCCAACGCCTTGGTCTCCGTGCAGGCGCATCAGGAAAACATGATCAACCCGTTCATGGTGATGAACGAGTTGGAAGAAGGTCTCTCGCACCACTCGCTGATCACCGACGAAGAGCTCAAGTCCGAGTACCGCGATCTGCTGAGCGTGGTGCGCGAGGAGTACGAGGACATCATCAAGGCCGAGGTCCAACGAGCGATCAGTGCCGACGAGGACGCGATCAAACGCTTGGCCGGCAACTACATCGACAACCTCCGTGCCTACACCCAACACGAGCGCGTCAAGAACCGCTACACCGGCAAGGACGAGGAGCCGGACGAGCGTCTGATGCGGAGCATCGAGGAGAAGATCGACATCCCCGAGAGCCGCAAGGACGACTTCCGCCAGGAGATCATGAACTACATCGGTGCCCTGGCGCTCGACGGCAAGAAGTTCGAGTTCAACACCAACGCCCGCCTGTTGAAGGCGCTGGAACTCAAGCTCTTTGAGGACCAGCGCGATACTATCAAACTGAAGAATCTTGTAAGCAGCGTCGTCGACGACGACACGCAGCAGAAGATCGACGTCGTGAAGGACCGCCTGATCAGATACTTCGGCTACAACGACGCCAGCGCGACCGATGTGCTGAACTACGTCGCCAGCATCTTCGCACGCGGAGACAGCAAGGGGGACGAATGA